TCGTATTCATCTCCAACTCCCTGTCCACTCCGATGGCGGACAATTTTTCATTTCATGTCCTCGGCTTGAAGTCGAAAGATTTCCTTGCCGGCCAGGAAATGCCGGGTCACCCGGCCTTGGAGTTCCGTTCCGAGGCAGGGGGTGTTCTTGCCCTTGGATCGCATGGTCCTTTCATCCACCTTCCAGTCCAGGTCCGGATCGAAGAGAAAGAAATCGGCCGGATCGCCGGGCCTGAAACGGTTGGCCGGAAGGCCGAAGATGTCCGCAGGACGCCAGGCAAACCTGTCCATGACCGTTTCCATGTCGAGAAACCCATTTTTGACCAGACCGAGAACCAAGCTCAAGGCCGTATCCAGACCGGAAATGCCGAAGGGGGCATCGTCGAAGGTTTGTTCCTTTTCATGATCGGCATGAGGGGCGTGATCCGTGACCAGAATATCCAGAATCCCCTCGGCCAAAGCCTGACGCACAGCCAGGACATCATCCCAGGTCCGCAAAGGAGGGTTGACCTTGGCCCTGGTGTTGTAATCGCCGACCAGGGTCTCGTCCCAAAGGAGATAATGGGGACAGGTCTCGGCCGTGACCCGTACTCCTCGGCCCTTGGCCCAGGCAATGAGCTCCACGGCCTGACGGCAGCTGACGTGGGCTAGGTGGACGTGAAGGTCCAGATACTCGGCCAGGAGGATATCCCTGGCCACTTGCAGGGCTTCGGCCGTAACCGGAATTCCTGTGAGACCCAACAGACTGGAGATCCGGCCCTCGTTCATGGCCCCGCCCCGGGCCAAATCCGGATCCTCACAATGATCGATGACCGGAAGTCCCGTGTCCGATGCGTATTCCAGGGCCCGGAGAAACAGGGCGTTGTCACCCACCGGCCGACCGTCGTTGGAAAAGGCCAGACATCCGGCCTCGGCCAGTTCCATGAGCGGAGCCAGTTCCTTTCCGGCCAGACCCTTAGTCAGTGCCCCAACCGGATGGAGGAAGGGACCGTTTGGATGAGAGCGGGCGGCCTGGCTCAGCATGAATCGGGTCACCGAGGCCTGGTCGTTGACAGGCATTGTGTTGGCCATGGCCAGGACTCGGCCGATGCCTCCGGCCGCCGCCGCACCTAACCCCGAGGCGATGTCCTCCTTGTATTCCTGACCCGGCTCCCGCAGATGGACGTGAGCGTCGATCATGCTGGGCAGGAGCAGAAGTCCCGAACCGTCCACCAGTTCCACCTCCGACCCGGTTGCCACCGGATTCGGTGACAGCTCGACGATCTTACCCCCTGAAACCACGAGGTCGTGTGGCCTTCCGCCCCAAAGAACCGAACGAACGAGCATCTCAACGCCGGCCATGGCCATCTCCCTGGTTGGGTCGGGTCAACAAAAGAAAAAGGACCGCCATGCGCACACAGACTCCGGCGTAGACCTGGTCCAGGATCAGGCTCTGTCCACTGTCGGCCAGTTCGTTGTCGATCTCCACGCCGCGGTTCATGGGCCCGGGATGGAGCACCCGGACGCCCGGGTCCGCCTCGGCCAGATGGCGTGGGCCGAGGCCATAGGTCCTGGCGTACTCGCGGACATCCGGAAAGAGGCCGGCTGCCTGCCGCTCCAGCTGGAGCCTAAGACAGATAATCGCATCCACACCTTGGCAGGCCTTGTCCAGTCGGGAATGGACCTCCACCGGCCACGACTCAAGGCTCGAAGGAAGCAGGGTCCTCGGCCCGCACAGCCGGACCCTGGCCCCGAGTTTGGTCAGAAGCACGACATCGGATCTGGCCACCCGGCTGTGGGCGATATCTCCGACGATAAGTACGTTCTTGTCTTCAAAACTTTCCCAGACTCGGCTCAGGGCAAAGGCGTCCAAAAGCGCCTGGGTCGGATGGGCATGACGGCCGTCGCCCGCGTTGATGACACTGCAATCGAGTCTGGAGGCCAGAAACTGGGCGGCCCCGCTTCGAGAATGACGGATGACGATAGCGTCAGGCCTCATGGACTCCAGGGTTAGGGCCGTGTCCTTGAGGCTCTCGCCCTTGGTCAGGCTGCTCCCGGATGTGGCCAGGGAAAAGGTGTCCGCCGAAAGCCTCTTGCCGGCCACGTCAAATGAAGTCTTGGTCCGTGTGGAGGGCTCGGCGAAAAAGAGAACAACGCTCTTGCCCTTCAGAATCGGAACCTTTTTCACCGGCCGCTCGTTGATCTCCGAAAACCGTCCGGCGGTTTCCAAAACGAGGGCGATTTCGTCCCTATCCAGGGTGGTAATGTCGATCAGATCCTTGTGAGGCCAGAAGGACGGATTGCCCTCACCCATCGCCGTTCTCCTTTGCCGTCGGCCGTTGTTTCCGCATCTTTTCCGCCCTCTTCAGACAGCCGTCGACCACCAGCGGATTGGGGTGGTCCTCCAGGGCCTGAAGGCAGAGTTCCCCGGCCCGGTCTCCATCGCCGACATCAAGGGCCAAACCGGCCAGAGCGAACTTGGCCTCCGCCGCGACGGTCGCTCTGGGCCCAGAAGCCGCCTCGGCCAAGGCCTCTTCGGCCTCCCTGGCCATCCCGGCGAGAATCATAACCCGGCCCAGCTCAAAGGATAAAACCTGCCGCTCGTTCGGTACCGGATTCGACCGAATGGCCGCCTCCAGGGTTGCCCGGGCACCGACAAAGTCCCGCGTCTGGAGTTGGACCGAAGCGAGGCGCCTGAAGGCCTTGATCCGGAAATCCGGCTCGGCCCGGTCCATATCCAGAATGGTCCGATAAGCCTGAACCGCCCGATCCCTGTCCTTAATCCGGACGGCCAGATCTCCAATATCCATCAAGATGACCTGCAGCCGCTGGGAATTCAGTCCGAACTCGAGACGCATGGCCTCCAGCAGGGCCACGGCCCGGGGAAAATCCTCATGAATGTCCCTGGCCATGACTACCAGTCTGTTCCATGCCCGCCACCGCTCAGTGCCTTCGGATTCAACCCGGAGGTATTCCTCGTAGCCAGCCTTTGCCTCCTGAAAGAGACCTCGTCCAAAGGCCTGGTCGGCGTGTTCCAATTCTTCCCGGGCCGGACCGTCGTGTCCGCAAGACAGAACCAGAAAGAGAACAACGAGTCCCAGGCCGATTCGGATCCACCGACCGACCCAAGCGTCCGCTATGATCCGATGACTCAGAATACCTCGTCCCCGTTCTTGTCTTCGCCCATGACCACCCGGTCAAAACAGACGACCTTCTGATCATCATCGAGTTGCACGAGCTTGACCCCTTGGGTGGCCCGTCCGACCAGGCTGACTTCGGCGATGCCGATGCGGATGATCTTGTGGCCCGAGGTCAGGAGAATGACCTCGTCCTCACTGTCGACCATCATGGCCCCGACCACCCTTCCAGTCCTGGGGGTGACCCGCATGTTGATGATGCCCTTTCCACCTCGGGACTGACCGCGATATTGTTCCAGATGGGTCCGCTTGCCCAGCCCGTGCTCGGCGATGGTCAGCAATTCCTTCTTCCCCGACTCAGTGACCACGACCCCGGTGACGACCTCGTCTCCCGGGCGAAGGGTAATGCCCTTGACCCCGGAGGCCGACCGCCCGGTATCCCGGATCTCCCCACTCCGAAAACGGATCGAATACCCCTCCCGGGTGACCAGGATGACCTCGTCGTCCTCACCTGTCTCCCGCACGGCCAAGAGTTCGTCCTCCTCGCGCAGACCCACGGCGATCAGCCCACTGCTGCGTATGTTCCGATACAGGTTCATGGCAGATTTTTTGACCATTCCTTTCTTGGTCACGAACAGGAAGGATTTCTCCTCGCTCATGTCCCGTTGACTGAGAATGGTGGCCACGTACTCGTCCTGCTCCAGGGGCAGGATATTAGCGATGTGCGTGCCCTTGGCTATTCGGCTGCCTTCGGGAATCTGATGGGCCTTGGTCTGATACGTCCGGCCCCGGCTGGTGAAGAAGTAGAGATA
The nucleotide sequence above comes from Deltaproteobacteria bacterium. Encoded proteins:
- a CDS encoding aspartate carbamoyltransferase catalytic subunit — translated: MGEGNPSFWPHKDLIDITTLDRDEIALVLETAGRFSEINERPVKKVPILKGKSVVLFFAEPSTRTKTSFDVAGKRLSADTFSLATSGSSLTKGESLKDTALTLESMRPDAIVIRHSRSGAAQFLASRLDCSVINAGDGRHAHPTQALLDAFALSRVWESFEDKNVLIVGDIAHSRVARSDVVLLTKLGARVRLCGPRTLLPSSLESWPVEVHSRLDKACQGVDAIICLRLQLERQAAGLFPDVREYARTYGLGPRHLAEADPGVRVLHPGPMNRGVEIDNELADSGQSLILDQVYAGVCVRMAVLFLLLTRPNQGDGHGRR
- a CDS encoding dihydroorotase; its protein translation is MAGVEMLVRSVLWGGRPHDLVVSGGKIVELSPNPVATGSEVELVDGSGLLLLPSMIDAHVHLREPGQEYKEDIASGLGAAAAGGIGRVLAMANTMPVNDQASVTRFMLSQAARSHPNGPFLHPVGALTKGLAGKELAPLMELAEAGCLAFSNDGRPVGDNALFLRALEYASDTGLPVIDHCEDPDLARGGAMNEGRISSLLGLTGIPVTAEALQVARDILLAEYLDLHVHLAHVSCRQAVELIAWAKGRGVRVTAETCPHYLLWDETLVGDYNTRAKVNPPLRTWDDVLAVRQALAEGILDILVTDHAPHADHEKEQTFDDAPFGISGLDTALSLVLGLVKNGFLDMETVMDRFAWRPADIFGLPANRFRPGDPADFFLFDPDLDWKVDERTMRSKGKNTPCLGTELQGRVTRHFLAGKEIFRLQAEDMK
- a CDS encoding tetratricopeptide repeat protein; amino-acid sequence: MEHADQAFGRGLFQEAKAGYEEYLRVESEGTERWRAWNRLVVMARDIHEDFPRAVALLEAMRLEFGLNSQRLQVILMDIGDLAVRIKDRDRAVQAYRTILDMDRAEPDFRIKAFRRLASVQLQTRDFVGARATLEAAIRSNPVPNERQVLSFELGRVMILAGMAREAEEALAEAASGPRATVAAEAKFALAGLALDVGDGDRAGELCLQALEDHPNPLVVDGCLKRAEKMRKQRPTAKENGDG